A region from the Alnus glutinosa chromosome 5, dhAlnGlut1.1, whole genome shotgun sequence genome encodes:
- the LOC133869848 gene encoding probable beta-1,3-galactosyltransferase 2 isoform X5: MSMKSRGMVGGELAKNFMPRNWALLMCLGSFCAGMLFTNRMWMVPEAEGIVKPSTLEDFETNLKSEDGDPKLVVQRSSNESIGTLDKTISKLEMKLTEGINTAFSSRKRRDSVRATWMPQGDKRKKLEEEKGIVIRFVIGHSSTPGGVLDKAIEAEEMVHGDFLRLQDHVEGYMELSAKTKSYFSTAVALWDAEFYIKVDDDVHVNLATLGTTLSRHSMKPRVYIGCMKSGPVLARKGVRYHEPQYWKFGEVGNHYFRHATGQLYALSKDVATYISINQHILHKYANEDVSLGSWLIGLDVEHVDDRRLCCGTPPDCEWKAQAGNICVASFDWKCSGICKSVERIADVHQRCGEDENALWSASF; encoded by the exons ATGTCTATGAAGAGCAGAGGAATGGTTGGAGGAGAGTTAGCTAAGAATTTTATGCCTAGGAACTGGGCTCTTTTGATGTGCTTGGGCAGCTTCTGTGCTGGAATGCTCTTCACTAACAG GATGTGGATGGTGCCTGAGGCTGAAGGTATTGTAAAGCCATCTACACTTGAAGATTTCGAAACAAACTTAAAATCTGAGGATGGTGATCCGAAACTT GTTGTACAGCGTAGTAGCAATGAAAGTATAGG GACACTGGATAAGACAATATCAAAATTGGAGATGAAATTAACTGAAG GAATCAATACAGCTTTTAGTAGCCGCAAACGGAGAGATTCTGTTCGTGCAACTTGGATGCCACAAG GTGACAAGAGAAAGAAATTGGAGGAAGAGAAGGGCATAGTGATACGCTTTGTTATAGGTCACAG TTCAACACCTGGTGGTGTTCTTGATAAAGCAATTGAAGCAGAGGAAATGGTGCATGGAGACTTCTTGCGGCTG CAGGACCATGTTGAGGGCTACATGGAATTATCAGCCAAGACGAAGTCTTATTTTTCAACTGCTGTTGCCTTGTGGGATGCAGAATTTTACATTAAAGTTGATGATGATGTTCATGTAAATTTAG CTACACTTGGAACAACTCTGTCTAGACATAGTATGAAACCTCGGGTTTATATTGGCTGCATGAAGTCTGGTCCTGTCCTTGCTCGAAA GGGAGTGAGATACCATGAACCACAGTATTGGAAATTTGGTGAGGTGGGAAACCATTATTTCCGTCATGCTACAGGACAATTATATGCTCTCTCAAAAGATGTGGCTACTTATATATCAATAAACCA GCATATACTGCACAAATATGCCAACGAAGATGTTTCATTGGGATCTTGGTTGATTGGTTTAGATGTGGAGCATGTGGACGATAGGAGACTTTGTTGTGGCACCCCACCtg ATTGTGAGTGGAAGGCGCAGGCAGGCAACATCTGTGTTGCTTCATTTGATTGGAAATGCAGCGGGATTTGCAAGTCTGTTGAGAGGATCGCGGATGTTCACCAGCGGTGTGGTGAAGATGAGAATGCTCTATGGAGTGCAAGCTTCTGA
- the LOC133869848 gene encoding probable beta-1,3-galactosyltransferase 2 isoform X4, with product MSMKSRGMVGGELAKNFMPRNWALLMCLGSFCAGMLFTNRMWMVPEAEGIVKPSTLEDFETNLKSEDGDPKLKVVQRSSNESIGTLDKTISKLEMKLTEGINTAFSSRKRRDSVRATWMPQGDKRKKLEEEKGIVIRFVIGHSSTPGGVLDKAIEAEEMVHGDFLRLQDHVEGYMELSAKTKSYFSTAVALWDAEFYIKVDDDVHVNLATLGTTLSRHSMKPRVYIGCMKSGPVLARKGVRYHEPQYWKFGEVGNHYFRHATGQLYALSKDVATYISINQHILHKYANEDVSLGSWLIGLDVEHVDDRRLCCGTPPDCEWKAQAGNICVASFDWKCSGICKSVERIADVHQRCGEDENALWSASF from the exons ATGTCTATGAAGAGCAGAGGAATGGTTGGAGGAGAGTTAGCTAAGAATTTTATGCCTAGGAACTGGGCTCTTTTGATGTGCTTGGGCAGCTTCTGTGCTGGAATGCTCTTCACTAACAG GATGTGGATGGTGCCTGAGGCTGAAGGTATTGTAAAGCCATCTACACTTGAAGATTTCGAAACAAACTTAAAATCTGAGGATGGTGATCCGAAACTT AAGGTTGTACAGCGTAGTAGCAATGAAAGTATAGG GACACTGGATAAGACAATATCAAAATTGGAGATGAAATTAACTGAAG GAATCAATACAGCTTTTAGTAGCCGCAAACGGAGAGATTCTGTTCGTGCAACTTGGATGCCACAAG GTGACAAGAGAAAGAAATTGGAGGAAGAGAAGGGCATAGTGATACGCTTTGTTATAGGTCACAG TTCAACACCTGGTGGTGTTCTTGATAAAGCAATTGAAGCAGAGGAAATGGTGCATGGAGACTTCTTGCGGCTG CAGGACCATGTTGAGGGCTACATGGAATTATCAGCCAAGACGAAGTCTTATTTTTCAACTGCTGTTGCCTTGTGGGATGCAGAATTTTACATTAAAGTTGATGATGATGTTCATGTAAATTTAG CTACACTTGGAACAACTCTGTCTAGACATAGTATGAAACCTCGGGTTTATATTGGCTGCATGAAGTCTGGTCCTGTCCTTGCTCGAAA GGGAGTGAGATACCATGAACCACAGTATTGGAAATTTGGTGAGGTGGGAAACCATTATTTCCGTCATGCTACAGGACAATTATATGCTCTCTCAAAAGATGTGGCTACTTATATATCAATAAACCA GCATATACTGCACAAATATGCCAACGAAGATGTTTCATTGGGATCTTGGTTGATTGGTTTAGATGTGGAGCATGTGGACGATAGGAGACTTTGTTGTGGCACCCCACCtg ATTGTGAGTGGAAGGCGCAGGCAGGCAACATCTGTGTTGCTTCATTTGATTGGAAATGCAGCGGGATTTGCAAGTCTGTTGAGAGGATCGCGGATGTTCACCAGCGGTGTGGTGAAGATGAGAATGCTCTATGGAGTGCAAGCTTCTGA
- the LOC133869848 gene encoding probable beta-1,3-galactosyltransferase 2 isoform X2 codes for MSMKSRGMVGGELAKNFMPRNWALLMCLGSFCAGMLFTNRMWMVPEAEGIVKPSTLEDFETNLKSEDGDPKLKVVQRSSNESIGTLDKTISKLEMKLTEGRAAHESVMDGFSISENLKNDETSMKRKYFMVIGINTAFSSRKRRDSVRATWMPQGDKRKKLEEEKGIVIRFVIGHSSTPGGVLDKAIEAEEMVHGDFLRLDHVEGYMELSAKTKSYFSTAVALWDAEFYIKVDDDVHVNLATLGTTLSRHSMKPRVYIGCMKSGPVLARKGVRYHEPQYWKFGEVGNHYFRHATGQLYALSKDVATYISINQHILHKYANEDVSLGSWLIGLDVEHVDDRRLCCGTPPDCEWKAQAGNICVASFDWKCSGICKSVERIADVHQRCGEDENALWSASF; via the exons ATGTCTATGAAGAGCAGAGGAATGGTTGGAGGAGAGTTAGCTAAGAATTTTATGCCTAGGAACTGGGCTCTTTTGATGTGCTTGGGCAGCTTCTGTGCTGGAATGCTCTTCACTAACAG GATGTGGATGGTGCCTGAGGCTGAAGGTATTGTAAAGCCATCTACACTTGAAGATTTCGAAACAAACTTAAAATCTGAGGATGGTGATCCGAAACTT AAGGTTGTACAGCGTAGTAGCAATGAAAGTATAGG GACACTGGATAAGACAATATCAAAATTGGAGATGAAATTAACTGAAGGTAGGGCAGCACATGAATCTGTAATGGATGGCTTTTCCATATCAGAAAACTTGAAGAATGATGAAACAAGtatgaaaagaaaatactttATGGTCATAGGAATCAATACAGCTTTTAGTAGCCGCAAACGGAGAGATTCTGTTCGTGCAACTTGGATGCCACAAG GTGACAAGAGAAAGAAATTGGAGGAAGAGAAGGGCATAGTGATACGCTTTGTTATAGGTCACAG TTCAACACCTGGTGGTGTTCTTGATAAAGCAATTGAAGCAGAGGAAATGGTGCATGGAGACTTCTTGCGGCTG GACCATGTTGAGGGCTACATGGAATTATCAGCCAAGACGAAGTCTTATTTTTCAACTGCTGTTGCCTTGTGGGATGCAGAATTTTACATTAAAGTTGATGATGATGTTCATGTAAATTTAG CTACACTTGGAACAACTCTGTCTAGACATAGTATGAAACCTCGGGTTTATATTGGCTGCATGAAGTCTGGTCCTGTCCTTGCTCGAAA GGGAGTGAGATACCATGAACCACAGTATTGGAAATTTGGTGAGGTGGGAAACCATTATTTCCGTCATGCTACAGGACAATTATATGCTCTCTCAAAAGATGTGGCTACTTATATATCAATAAACCA GCATATACTGCACAAATATGCCAACGAAGATGTTTCATTGGGATCTTGGTTGATTGGTTTAGATGTGGAGCATGTGGACGATAGGAGACTTTGTTGTGGCACCCCACCtg ATTGTGAGTGGAAGGCGCAGGCAGGCAACATCTGTGTTGCTTCATTTGATTGGAAATGCAGCGGGATTTGCAAGTCTGTTGAGAGGATCGCGGATGTTCACCAGCGGTGTGGTGAAGATGAGAATGCTCTATGGAGTGCAAGCTTCTGA
- the LOC133869848 gene encoding probable beta-1,3-galactosyltransferase 2 isoform X3: protein MSMKSRGMVGGELAKNFMPRNWALLMCLGSFCAGMLFTNRMWMVPEAEGIVKPSTLEDFETNLKSEDGDPKLVVQRSSNESIGTLDKTISKLEMKLTEGRAAHESVMDGFSISENLKNDETSMKRKYFMVIGINTAFSSRKRRDSVRATWMPQGDKRKKLEEEKGIVIRFVIGHSSTPGGVLDKAIEAEEMVHGDFLRLQDHVEGYMELSAKTKSYFSTAVALWDAEFYIKVDDDVHVNLATLGTTLSRHSMKPRVYIGCMKSGPVLARKGVRYHEPQYWKFGEVGNHYFRHATGQLYALSKDVATYISINQHILHKYANEDVSLGSWLIGLDVEHVDDRRLCCGTPPDCEWKAQAGNICVASFDWKCSGICKSVERIADVHQRCGEDENALWSASF from the exons ATGTCTATGAAGAGCAGAGGAATGGTTGGAGGAGAGTTAGCTAAGAATTTTATGCCTAGGAACTGGGCTCTTTTGATGTGCTTGGGCAGCTTCTGTGCTGGAATGCTCTTCACTAACAG GATGTGGATGGTGCCTGAGGCTGAAGGTATTGTAAAGCCATCTACACTTGAAGATTTCGAAACAAACTTAAAATCTGAGGATGGTGATCCGAAACTT GTTGTACAGCGTAGTAGCAATGAAAGTATAGG GACACTGGATAAGACAATATCAAAATTGGAGATGAAATTAACTGAAGGTAGGGCAGCACATGAATCTGTAATGGATGGCTTTTCCATATCAGAAAACTTGAAGAATGATGAAACAAGtatgaaaagaaaatactttATGGTCATAGGAATCAATACAGCTTTTAGTAGCCGCAAACGGAGAGATTCTGTTCGTGCAACTTGGATGCCACAAG GTGACAAGAGAAAGAAATTGGAGGAAGAGAAGGGCATAGTGATACGCTTTGTTATAGGTCACAG TTCAACACCTGGTGGTGTTCTTGATAAAGCAATTGAAGCAGAGGAAATGGTGCATGGAGACTTCTTGCGGCTG CAGGACCATGTTGAGGGCTACATGGAATTATCAGCCAAGACGAAGTCTTATTTTTCAACTGCTGTTGCCTTGTGGGATGCAGAATTTTACATTAAAGTTGATGATGATGTTCATGTAAATTTAG CTACACTTGGAACAACTCTGTCTAGACATAGTATGAAACCTCGGGTTTATATTGGCTGCATGAAGTCTGGTCCTGTCCTTGCTCGAAA GGGAGTGAGATACCATGAACCACAGTATTGGAAATTTGGTGAGGTGGGAAACCATTATTTCCGTCATGCTACAGGACAATTATATGCTCTCTCAAAAGATGTGGCTACTTATATATCAATAAACCA GCATATACTGCACAAATATGCCAACGAAGATGTTTCATTGGGATCTTGGTTGATTGGTTTAGATGTGGAGCATGTGGACGATAGGAGACTTTGTTGTGGCACCCCACCtg ATTGTGAGTGGAAGGCGCAGGCAGGCAACATCTGTGTTGCTTCATTTGATTGGAAATGCAGCGGGATTTGCAAGTCTGTTGAGAGGATCGCGGATGTTCACCAGCGGTGTGGTGAAGATGAGAATGCTCTATGGAGTGCAAGCTTCTGA
- the LOC133867688 gene encoding protein S40-7 isoform X1, with the protein MADWKGIMGKSSTGFGGSSRRDEDFEEEDVWSFMKEREDSTSKMRKPKEYSSGSSSAAWRLPTTPRMIPRVYNPTTHEARVVQQSSAPVDIPDWSKIYGKSAKILDSRHDSWVDDATVSNGVAYDNDDDDNDDGDMVPPHEWIARKLARSQISSFSVCEGIGRTLKGRDLSKVRNAILTKTGFLE; encoded by the coding sequence ATGGCAGATTGGAAAGGTATCATGGGCAAGAGCAGTACTGGTTTTGGAGGGAGCTCAAGGAGAGATGAAgactttgaagaagaagatgtgtGGAGTTTTATGAAGGAGAGGGAGGATTCCACTTCCAAGATGAGGAAACCCAAAGAGTACTCCTCTGGTTCTTCTTCTGCTGCATGGCGCCTTCCTACTACCCCAAGAATGATTCCAAGGGTTTACAATCCAACAACCCATGAAGCCAGAGTGGTTCAACAATCCTCTGCTCCTGTGGACATTCCTGATTGGTCTAAGATTTATGGAAAAAGTGCCAAAATATTGGACTCAAGGCATGATTCATGGGTGGATGATGCTACTGTTAGTAATGGAGTTGCTtatgataatgatgatgatgataatgatgatgGTGATATGGTTCCCCCACATGAATGGATTGCTAGGAAGCTTGCAAGGAGCCAGATTTCATCTTTCTCTGTGTGTGAAGGGATTGGAAGGACACTCAAAGGAAGAGATCTTAGCAAAGTGAGGAATGCTATCTTGACAAAAACTGGTTTCCTAGAGTAG
- the LOC133867688 gene encoding protein S40-7 isoform X2: protein MGKSSTGFGGSSRRDEDFEEEDVWSFMKEREDSTSKMRKPKEYSSGSSSAAWRLPTTPRMIPRVYNPTTHEARVVQQSSAPVDIPDWSKIYGKSAKILDSRHDSWVDDATVSNGVAYDNDDDDNDDGDMVPPHEWIARKLARSQISSFSVCEGIGRTLKGRDLSKVRNAILTKTGFLE from the coding sequence ATGGGCAAGAGCAGTACTGGTTTTGGAGGGAGCTCAAGGAGAGATGAAgactttgaagaagaagatgtgtGGAGTTTTATGAAGGAGAGGGAGGATTCCACTTCCAAGATGAGGAAACCCAAAGAGTACTCCTCTGGTTCTTCTTCTGCTGCATGGCGCCTTCCTACTACCCCAAGAATGATTCCAAGGGTTTACAATCCAACAACCCATGAAGCCAGAGTGGTTCAACAATCCTCTGCTCCTGTGGACATTCCTGATTGGTCTAAGATTTATGGAAAAAGTGCCAAAATATTGGACTCAAGGCATGATTCATGGGTGGATGATGCTACTGTTAGTAATGGAGTTGCTtatgataatgatgatgatgataatgatgatgGTGATATGGTTCCCCCACATGAATGGATTGCTAGGAAGCTTGCAAGGAGCCAGATTTCATCTTTCTCTGTGTGTGAAGGGATTGGAAGGACACTCAAAGGAAGAGATCTTAGCAAAGTGAGGAATGCTATCTTGACAAAAACTGGTTTCCTAGAGTAG
- the LOC133869848 gene encoding probable beta-1,3-galactosyltransferase 4 isoform X6, translating to MSMKSRGMVGGELAKNFMPRNWALLMCLGSFCAGMLFTNRMWMVPEAEGIVKPSTLEDFETNLKSEDGDPKLKVVQRSSNESIGTLDKTISKLEMKLTEGRAAHESVMDGFSISENLKNDETSMKRKYFMVIGINTAFSSRKRRDSVRATWMPQGDKRKKLEEEKGIVIRFVIGHSSTPGGVLDKAIEAEEMVHGDFLRLQDHVEGYMELSAKTKSYFSTAVALWDAEFYIKVDDDVHVNLATLGTTLSRHSMKPRVYIGCMKSGPVLARKGVRYHEPQYWKFGEVGNHYFRHATGQLYALSKDVATYISINQWIRYHRVSL from the exons ATGTCTATGAAGAGCAGAGGAATGGTTGGAGGAGAGTTAGCTAAGAATTTTATGCCTAGGAACTGGGCTCTTTTGATGTGCTTGGGCAGCTTCTGTGCTGGAATGCTCTTCACTAACAG GATGTGGATGGTGCCTGAGGCTGAAGGTATTGTAAAGCCATCTACACTTGAAGATTTCGAAACAAACTTAAAATCTGAGGATGGTGATCCGAAACTT AAGGTTGTACAGCGTAGTAGCAATGAAAGTATAGG GACACTGGATAAGACAATATCAAAATTGGAGATGAAATTAACTGAAGGTAGGGCAGCACATGAATCTGTAATGGATGGCTTTTCCATATCAGAAAACTTGAAGAATGATGAAACAAGtatgaaaagaaaatactttATGGTCATAGGAATCAATACAGCTTTTAGTAGCCGCAAACGGAGAGATTCTGTTCGTGCAACTTGGATGCCACAAG GTGACAAGAGAAAGAAATTGGAGGAAGAGAAGGGCATAGTGATACGCTTTGTTATAGGTCACAG TTCAACACCTGGTGGTGTTCTTGATAAAGCAATTGAAGCAGAGGAAATGGTGCATGGAGACTTCTTGCGGCTG CAGGACCATGTTGAGGGCTACATGGAATTATCAGCCAAGACGAAGTCTTATTTTTCAACTGCTGTTGCCTTGTGGGATGCAGAATTTTACATTAAAGTTGATGATGATGTTCATGTAAATTTAG CTACACTTGGAACAACTCTGTCTAGACATAGTATGAAACCTCGGGTTTATATTGGCTGCATGAAGTCTGGTCCTGTCCTTGCTCGAAA GGGAGTGAGATACCATGAACCACAGTATTGGAAATTTGGTGAGGTGGGAAACCATTATTTCCGTCATGCTACAGGACAATTATATGCTCTCTCAAAAGATGTGGCTACTTATATATCAATAAACCA ATGGATAAGATACCACAGAGTTTCTCTATGA
- the LOC133869848 gene encoding probable beta-1,3-galactosyltransferase 2 isoform X1 has product MSMKSRGMVGGELAKNFMPRNWALLMCLGSFCAGMLFTNRMWMVPEAEGIVKPSTLEDFETNLKSEDGDPKLKVVQRSSNESIGTLDKTISKLEMKLTEGRAAHESVMDGFSISENLKNDETSMKRKYFMVIGINTAFSSRKRRDSVRATWMPQGDKRKKLEEEKGIVIRFVIGHSSTPGGVLDKAIEAEEMVHGDFLRLQDHVEGYMELSAKTKSYFSTAVALWDAEFYIKVDDDVHVNLATLGTTLSRHSMKPRVYIGCMKSGPVLARKGVRYHEPQYWKFGEVGNHYFRHATGQLYALSKDVATYISINQHILHKYANEDVSLGSWLIGLDVEHVDDRRLCCGTPPDCEWKAQAGNICVASFDWKCSGICKSVERIADVHQRCGEDENALWSASF; this is encoded by the exons ATGTCTATGAAGAGCAGAGGAATGGTTGGAGGAGAGTTAGCTAAGAATTTTATGCCTAGGAACTGGGCTCTTTTGATGTGCTTGGGCAGCTTCTGTGCTGGAATGCTCTTCACTAACAG GATGTGGATGGTGCCTGAGGCTGAAGGTATTGTAAAGCCATCTACACTTGAAGATTTCGAAACAAACTTAAAATCTGAGGATGGTGATCCGAAACTT AAGGTTGTACAGCGTAGTAGCAATGAAAGTATAGG GACACTGGATAAGACAATATCAAAATTGGAGATGAAATTAACTGAAGGTAGGGCAGCACATGAATCTGTAATGGATGGCTTTTCCATATCAGAAAACTTGAAGAATGATGAAACAAGtatgaaaagaaaatactttATGGTCATAGGAATCAATACAGCTTTTAGTAGCCGCAAACGGAGAGATTCTGTTCGTGCAACTTGGATGCCACAAG GTGACAAGAGAAAGAAATTGGAGGAAGAGAAGGGCATAGTGATACGCTTTGTTATAGGTCACAG TTCAACACCTGGTGGTGTTCTTGATAAAGCAATTGAAGCAGAGGAAATGGTGCATGGAGACTTCTTGCGGCTG CAGGACCATGTTGAGGGCTACATGGAATTATCAGCCAAGACGAAGTCTTATTTTTCAACTGCTGTTGCCTTGTGGGATGCAGAATTTTACATTAAAGTTGATGATGATGTTCATGTAAATTTAG CTACACTTGGAACAACTCTGTCTAGACATAGTATGAAACCTCGGGTTTATATTGGCTGCATGAAGTCTGGTCCTGTCCTTGCTCGAAA GGGAGTGAGATACCATGAACCACAGTATTGGAAATTTGGTGAGGTGGGAAACCATTATTTCCGTCATGCTACAGGACAATTATATGCTCTCTCAAAAGATGTGGCTACTTATATATCAATAAACCA GCATATACTGCACAAATATGCCAACGAAGATGTTTCATTGGGATCTTGGTTGATTGGTTTAGATGTGGAGCATGTGGACGATAGGAGACTTTGTTGTGGCACCCCACCtg ATTGTGAGTGGAAGGCGCAGGCAGGCAACATCTGTGTTGCTTCATTTGATTGGAAATGCAGCGGGATTTGCAAGTCTGTTGAGAGGATCGCGGATGTTCACCAGCGGTGTGGTGAAGATGAGAATGCTCTATGGAGTGCAAGCTTCTGA